A window of Odocoileus virginianus isolate 20LAN1187 ecotype Illinois chromosome 3, Ovbor_1.2, whole genome shotgun sequence genomic DNA:
ACCTCATAGGGGACTTTTATGATCAAATCTTGGCCCAAAGTCAACTTGGTTGCCTCCTGGACCAGTAAGGCAACCGCAGCACCTGCCCGTAAGCACCCCGGCCGCCCGGTGGCAACGTTGTCCAGACGTTTCGAGGGATGAGCTATGGGTCTGTCCCATGTCTGGGTCAACACTCCCGTAGCCACCGTTTCCTCCAGTCACATAAACAGCTTAGCAAGGTCTGGCATGCCCAAGGCTGGTGCTGATGTAATTGTACCGGGTTTGAGTTCTGTTACCACTGGGGCTTGTTGTTTTGCAAgcccggggcgggggtgggggggttggggggcttGGGGGGGTTGTCTTCcgcccagacctcagggaattgtcggttaactctctctctctctctctctctctctctctctctctctctctctctctcgactGTTTAGCCCATCTCGTTTCCCTTCCAGGAGATGGTGCCACCTCCATTCATCTTGAGGGGTTAACGAGAAGGAGAGTAAATAGGTGGTTGAGCCCACTCAAAGAGTGGGTCTTTTGTGGGGGGAAAAGGCCACTTGTGCCCCCAATTTAGACAGTAAGTCTCTTCCCGACAAAGGTACTGAGCATTTAGGgatgtataaaaattcatgagtcAGTTGGTGTCCCCTCATCTGACATTTTCGGGATAGACTTGAGACACAAGCTCTGCATGTATTACCATCTGAGACCCAGTGACCTCTGGATCTATTGGCATATAAAGTCTATAAGCCTCACACAGTCTTTCGTAGAACTCAGAGGGTGATTTGGTTTCCCTTTGAATCACTTTGGAGGGTTTTGCCATATTCATAGGTTTTcaggtcccccccaccccctgccttgaGGCCTTGTAAAATAGCCACCCCAAATCTCTCCAGGAGGCCCCTTCCTTCCTCTATGCTATAGTCCCAGCTGGGCCTCTCATCAAGGGCAGCTAGTTCTGCCCACCGCTGTGGGTTTACCCTACCCTCAGGTGCCGTTTATCCTAGCCATTTTCGAGCCTCAGTTAGGATCCCGTGTCTTTCTTCAGGGCTGAAAAGGGAGACTAGTAGTTGGATTATGTCATCCCATGTAGGGCGGTGGGTTTGAAAAAAATTGTCTCCATTAGTCTAATCATACCTTGTGACTCCCCTGAGTACGGTGGAGTGTGTCTCTGCCAGTTTAATATATCCATAGAGGAAAATGGTTGGTAATAATAGGCTACAGGAGGCTGGTGGTAATGTCCGTCTGCGTCCTGAGCCGGGGGCTGTTGTACCTCTCTGAGCGGCATCTGCAGTGGGGGGTTTTACCCCGTGTTCCTGAGCAGAACGCAGCCTCTATCTGATTCCTgtgtttccttcctccttttcgtCTATACTCACCGGGAGGGGCGGGTTCAGCCTGGGAGGTCCCGCTGAGACGGAATCCTGGGGACGTTGACCAGAGCCTCCTCACTCCGGGACCAGTGGCCTGCCTGAACGGCGCCTCTGCGATCTCCGATCTCCGGAGGAGCTGGCGGCAGGAacttcacctggccctggatcGGGCGTTAAGGCGGCCTCCGGTCCTCCTGGAGCACTCCGCGGCGGGCGAGTTATCATTTAGTACCGGGGACGGGGCAGGTCATCCCCATCCAAATCctatagaatttcttttttatcacCAGTaaatttttgtgccattaatatttttccctttcccttctgtaTACAAAACCTCGTCCAAGGAGGAGGGTCTTGAGCTAACCTTAGCCATGAGTCAATAGATGGATATTGACACGGGGGTCCCggctctcctgtgactactgtatagactgcttccactgtttttaAGTTCATAGTGTCCTCTGGTGGCCATCCTATTCCCATAGGGGGCCATTCAACCTCACAGAATATGTGGAGGTGGTTAGGCATCATCTTCACCCCATAGTCTCCTCCAAATcccttcttaaaaattttaattatgcactccaatacagttgccttagattcacttccccacatcttgcttaccttctcagaccttgttctacttttcctttttgttctgtcTACAAAGTTCTTGGTACCCCCAAGTACTTCTGTTATTTCCACTCAATGAAACATGTAAATCATGTAAATGTACATGTAAAACATGTAAATCATTCCGCCTCCTTCCTAActggggtgagaagagccttacctgccagatcccagagggagatTTTCACCTGCCCGTCAGCCTGGTCAAACCAGAATACCATGTGGTCCAGGACTGTTTCTCCGTTAACTTTTAAAGTccattctgccttggtgggcttgatcaggtgcagataaaaacacagatgggttaaatatcccaCATCCCAGGCTGTCTCTGGAAAAGCCAATTCGTACTCACTtatgtatccccctccttctagcctgacaattctgagggggtcaagaatttcacagcagatgggacaCCTCCTCAGGGAGGGCAGAATACCAGCACACAAAGACCAAGTTTCTTCCCCCAAAATCCCTCTCACAATCGCCTGGTAATAATTTACCTCGAGATGACGCAGACATTGTCTCCTTCTAACATTCACTGTCAGTGTGTTTCCCGTTCCCTCCCAGGGGGTTTTATCAGGCCCCCTCAACCACCCTGCTGGGTGGGAACCTCCTTACCTGAGTGCTCAACTCCCTTGCTGTCATCCACTACCCACTAACGTGAAAGATCCAAGCGCTGAGGAACGGAATCTTTCCAGAAGGGCGAGGTACCTTCCCCCCTCTAGAAGATCCGAGCCATGAGGCCTCGGAGTGGCCCCAAATGGgacttgtctcctcaaagtgaggagttcCCCAGGTCAACTGcttggaaggcagctatgctctCCACTATACCACCAATGCACCAAATGTTATAGCCAAACGCTCCCGGAAACAAACTCATTCAGAAGGACAGCGTGGATTGTGgaatgcagtttattacaccagcaggTCCTAGGCAGGGTGACCTCTTTAGCCAGGGATCCTGACtgacttttgtgaaaaccttatgtACCTTAAGTGTATGTGCTCAAGCCCAcatccccaaattccttaaaCCTAGCCTGGAAAATGTTAAAGGGAGACAAAATCAGGTTACAGCCATGATTCCTAATCAGAAGGGTCAGCTGGTTATTCATTGTAACCTACACCAATGGGCCCATAAAGATTACAAAGGTGATTGACTACATAGGGGATTATTACATTCTTTCTGGCGAAGGGAAATCTTGGTATGGGGGGTCTTTCAGTCGGGGAGGCCTGTTTGGCCATAGGTATGTGATCTCCATGGCTACCAAGCACATAGTCCAAAGTTCACTGGGAATGTAagatggagtttccttctttttcaagatggagtcagttcggcctgttcctttcctccttcaactccagtattattgcccgagaaatctcatggacagaggagtctggtgggctacagtccatggggtcgcaaagagtcagacatgactgaagcaacttagcacaggcCATCGTTCAAAGACCGTGGAGACTTTTGGCATCACTTGCttttgaattctattttttttaatgattttattttaaaaaataaaagaatatctcATGAATTTAagacaaatgtttttttttgttgttgttgttctctcCACTGAGCTTCCAGGTTGCTCAAATTTATTGTAAATAGTACCTCTTGCTCAAAGAGACGTCCCCATCCCTCAGGACAGACTGGCACCTTGCAAACCTGACCCTTGATTCCTAGGTTAGGAGATGTGGGAACTCAGCCTCAAAGACCCTTGGGTACCCACTCTCCAAAAGCAGGACTCGGGGAAAGAAAAACTAGGCAGAAACAGGGTCAAGAGGGGGTAGGCAGCCCCCTTCCTGTCCTCCCCTTGCCAGGAAGCAATTTTGCAATTGACCCCTCCCTTTGCCCTGCCTGGCTCAGGTCAGCCCCAATCCGGAACAGGATGTGGGTGGAGACTTTCCTATGGTTGCTGCCCCTGCCCCTAGCTTAGGCAGGTCTAAGGTCACCTTGCCAGACCCAGGGAACCTGGATGGAAAAGAGAGAGGCCACCATGTCCTCTTGGAACCCAGAGCGAAAACAGAGGTAggtccccaccccacctgccctgGGCAGAACTAATATCAACACCGCGGAGATATACGGACAATCTGTCTGACCCACTGAAGTTCCAGGTTCAGACACTGGCCTGCAAGCTGGAGGAGACTGACACTCAGGCTGCTCCAATGGACAGACTCACTCCCGTATGTCGACATAGAAAATGCATAATGcaagagttgcaagttaagttttatttggggcaaaatgaggactgcaaccTGGGAAACAGCACCTcaaatagctctgagagactCCAAAGAggcgggggagtggggagggaggtcagCATAGATGTGATTTTGTGAAGGGgaaatacatgcaatcaagcctatgtatatatatatatatttggtagaAACTTCCTGCTAGTCACAGGGAGCACTCGTCActatgaaggattttagtgcttttctagatatagGAGATACAAGGACTGGGCGCATAAAACTAGCTCCTGGAAATAAGTACCTGAAGACCTATCCTGTCAGTTGCCCCCGCCCACTGCCACCTCACCCCTCACCCCCGAGCACAGAGtacctcatttctgctctccaccctgaactcctttcagggggtgttgaaaatcagcagctgcagcagcacatgagtTAATCCTTGTAGAGGAAGACGGTAGGTGCCAAGTTGTagctgacatatatacacagcaCAGAAACCCCAAGTGGTCCATGGGTTGTAGCAACCGAGGGTGTTCAGGTGGTCTCCAGTGCTGCTGGGCTTGGGGCATCACTGCTGGAGGGACCATGAGGTGCAGAAGCCCCAACTGTTTCCCAATGGGAAACAGTTTTCTGCTTGGGAGGGTCAAGAAAGTTTTGTGGAAAGGAGGTGGCATTGGAGCTGGCGGTTTGCAGGATGAATAAAAGTTTGTGGGCTCTGCCTTCAAAACacggaaccaaaaaaaaaataaaacaaaaacaaaagaaaaaaaaaaagaacggaaaaaaaaaaaaaaaaagaaccagggaGATCAGAAATAACCCAGGAAACAAGTGAGAGCAGAAGAATTTAGCAAGTTAAACTGCAAATAATTAATAGCGCATTGAAGTTGGACTGGCAATAGGAAAGGATAGTATTTAAGGGTCAGACTAAGAAACTCAGGCTTTCAGAGAATTATAATTCTTCCTGGAACAGGAGTTACTTCGGGCAgctctggggggcgggggagcgAGAGTGAAAGCTAAGAGCTGAAGTGACTCCATTATTCCAGCCCATCAAAGAAGTGGCAGGGTCCGGTTGGTGAGAGTAGAGATGGTAAGAAGCAGGCAGATTCTGGGTGTATTTTTAATCTTGCTGGGTATCTAATATCTTAATTTTGACTTATTAAGCTCTTTTCTGTCATTGcctgcagcctggtgggctgggacTCCCATCTTTCTAGAATCTTCTTCCTGTTGCTGCTATTTGTAGTCTCAGCCCAGGGGGTCACCCCAAATCCTGAAGCCTGTCTGGTGTCCTCCTCGGTCAATGGCAGCTCCATCTCCTGCCAGCCACCGGCCCAAATCCCCAAAAGCCTCCCAGCTGACACCATCTTTCTGGCCGTGGAGTTCTTCAACCTGACTCAGCTGCCTGCCGACTTCCTCCAGGGCGTCCCTAACCTCCAGGAACTCCACCTTTCCAGCAACCGACTGGAGAACCTCTCCCCCAAGTTCCTGCTGCCTGTGCCCCAGCTAACAGTGCTCGACCTGACCCACAATTCCCTGACCCGGCTGCCCCCTGGCCTCTTCCGGGTCTCAGCTGCCCTCTGCACCCTGGTGCTGAAGGAAAACCAGCTGAAGTTTCTGGAAGCCTCATGGCTGCACGGCCTGAAAGCCCTACAACATCTCGACCTATCTGAGAACCAGCTCCAGTCTCTGCCCCCTGGGCTCCTGGAGAATTTCACCGACCTGCTCACCCTTGATCTTAGCAATAACCAGCTGCAGACGTTGCCCCCTGACCTTCTGAGGGGCCCCTTGAACTTGGAACGGCTGCGTCTGGAAGGCAATAGACTGCAGGTGCTTGGAGAGCGCCTTCTGGCACCCCAGCCAAAACTGCGCTACCTCTTCCTGAACGACAACAGGCTGGCCTCAGTGGCAGCCGGCGCCTTCCGAGGTCTGCAGAAACTGGACATGCTGGATCTCTCCAACAACTTGCTGACCACGGTGCCCACGGGCCTCTGGACCTCCCTGGGGAAGGCTGCCAGGAACCTGAAGGATGGCTTTGACATCTCTAGTAACCCCTGGATCTGTGACCAGAACCTGGCCGACCTCTATCTTTGGCTGGTGGCCAATGAAGACAAGATGTTTTTCCGGAATCACACACGCTGTGCCGGCCCTGAGGCCTTGAAGGGCCAGATGCTCCTGGCTGTGGCTGAGTCCCACTGAAGCCCGGGGCGGGCcatgaggctggggtggggaggcaagTCTTCATAGGCCAGTGCACCCCACTTAGCAAATAGTCCCCCCTTCTAAAGGTGAGACTGGGCTTCCCATAGTTTCTGGGATCTGTTTCGTCCAGGCTTCCAGAAACACACCTTGAACCTTCCTTCCTTATTGCCTTTGCTCACACTGTATCCTCTTCCAGAAATTTCTTTCCCCCTATCTCTCAGACCTCTTGGTCTCTGGCTTCTCCAGCCTGCCCTGGCCCCACACTGAAGTTGTCTCAACCTGGCTCTGTCTCCCTGCTTTGTGTGTGGTTTTCTGAGTGCAGGACCTGGGACTGGATTTCCTTTTACCTAGCATCACTCAGCTTGGAGTCAGGCTGGATTGTTGTTGttaagccctgtctgactctttgtgatgccatgggctgtagcacgccaggcttctctgtcttccacaatctcctggagtttgctcaaattcatgtctattgagtcagtgatgctatctaataaCCAGATCATCCACTgctttccccttcttctcttgccctcaatctttcctactatcagggtttttcccaaagagttgactctttgcatcatgtggagCTTCactaataaataattttgaacagAAGTGGATGGTTTCACTGTGCTCCTTGCATCTCTCAAGTAAAATTCCTAGGTCTCCAGGAtgcagaaggaggaaaggagaggtaTGCCATGAAATCCCAAATGGATAGCCATTGGGATTTgatctcctcctcccctccccatccctggaCTTAACTGGAAATAAAACCTTGACCATTGCTCAGGGTGTCATTTTACCAGTGGATTCCTGCCAGAGCTTGTGTCCTGGAGAAGGGTTAAATTAAACCTGATTGCTTCAGAGCTCCAAACAATTCTTCACGCTGGCCTGTGATAACCGGGAAGGGAGCAGATGCCCAGGGCAAGCATGGGAAGGCTGGATGGGGCTGAACAAGTGGGCAGGGGCCCAGGGGACTGTGTTTTCACAGCTCTGGAAGCTCAGGGCCACCTGCCAACACAATGTTGTGTATGGTGGGGCTCAAGGTCAGACTGGGGGGTCCCTGGGATGTTTGGGGCATGCTCTTCTTTTGCATCTCCTTGGAAGAAGGGTCATGCCCACGTGGGTGGTCATTTCAACTGTGGCAATGAACGCCAGGGTTCTGGAGTCTGGCAGAGCTGGGTTTGAATCAGTCCCCTCAATTGCTAGGTGAGCCGAGGCAAGtggcttaaacattttttttttttttttggcagcgcTGCGTGGCTTTGGGGTGTTACctcccttaccagggattgaactcgggcactcagcagtgagagtgcggagtcctaaccgctggactgctagggaatttcCTGATTTAAGCATTCTGATCCTcactttgctcatctgtaaaatggggatctaAAGGAATGAGCCGACCTCTCTCCTGGCTTAGTTAAGtggcagatttttaaaagaaaaagaaagaccttgaggacttgcccaagatcactggGTGAAGAGGTTGGGGGGCTGTGATGGCCCTCCACCGTCTCTGGAACAACAGCAGTGAGGGCCAAGGAAAGTAGCTCAATTCTTGTGTAGTCAGCACCCCCAAGTTGCTATGACAACTGTGGGGTGCTCTCGGAGCCCCTGGATAGAGCTGGGGGCCTGGAGCCCCGCCCCGGGCACGCCCCCACATGGCCTCTCTCCATTGGTCAGTCCCCCGCGGCCCTGCCCCCAAGTCGCTATAAGGCGGGCGGGGCAGACTGGGGGCGGAGACTGGCGTCCGAGTCTAGGGTCTGCGGCGGAACCTGGGGGCCGAGGCTGAACGCACCCAGGTGAGTGCCGCGCGGGCGGCGTCCAGGACCACCCTGCAGGTCCCCGGGGGCCCCAGTGGGTGGGTGGACGGGCTAGAGTCCCGCGGCTTGGTAAGAGGTGGGATGTGATAGGCCGCAGCAGGTGGCTGAGACCCTTGTCCCAGTTGGCAAAAGCTCAGGACCCTCCCTTTTGGGAGAGGAATAGGGTTCTAAGGGCgcaggggtggggacaggggaagAACTGCAGGCGGGGAGTCTGAGGTCAACACTCTCTCTGAGTCTActtagctgagtgaccttgggcccAGCATGGACCTgttgtgtgcctcagtttccctgtgtgTCAGACTGGACTGTGAGTTTACTGGTATTCTGTGGCTCCCACTCCACATGCATCCCTGCTGGGGGCTGCTTGCacgattccatccctgggctgggggtaACAGGGATCTCCCTCACTTTGTAGAGGAGAAGGCAGCCCACACAGGTGAAGgcatttgcccaaagtcacacagcaggtaATGGCAGGAAGGACTCGATCTTAGGTGTCTCTccccccagagcccatgctttgAATCACTACCATGCCCCCATCCTGCCAGAGGTTTTCTGAAGTGAaagtggtagtcgctcagtcgtgtccgactctttgcaaaagcctgccaggctcctctgtccatggaattctccaggcaagaatgctggagtgggtagccattcccttctccaggggaccttcccgacccagcaggtctcctgaattgtgggCAGATcctctaccatctgagtcacctgggaagtgcgcacctactgtgtgcagtgCCCTGTGCATGCATTGTCCCTGCCCAGGATGCTCTGAGGTAGGTATTATCATTTTCTCatcttgcagatgaggaaactgagaccacAAGAGGAGACAAGATTTGCCTGGGTCACCAAGCCCAGCCAGACAGAACCCAGCGCCTGGGCGGGAGCTGGGAGGGCTGGCGTGCAAAGGCCTGTCACTCTGTCCTACCCCCCAGGGTGACCCTGTTTGCAGCAGGCATGTCAGAAGACAAGGCGGATCAGGCCCCCGGACCCAGCTTGTGGGAGCAGGATCAGCAGGTGAGGGGCTGTGTCTCCCACAGAGCTTGGCTCAGGAGAGGGTAGGGGGACAGCCCCTCAGGGAACAGTTTCAGACTgggtcaccccccccccccccttgctTTGAGCACCTTACTCTTAGGGCATTTTGGATCATGGCTGGGGGAGGCCCATTCTACCCATTTCCCAGAGGGGCAAAATGAGGCCCAGGGAGGAGAGTCTCTCCAGACACTCCCAACCAGCTTACCTGGCCTCTGCTCAACCCTCTCCCTCTGCCATCTCTGGGTCTCTGCCTGcatctctctgtttctgtgtCCACCATCATGGCACTCtcaacaaaacaataacaacaacaataacagcatcAATCACAGTATACAGTCTGCATCATTCACTGGTTCAAGTGCTTCATATACAACGACTCCTTGAATCCCCTTCACAGCCCTAGAAGCCCATTTCACAaataaggagactgaggcacagagaagttcacATAGTTGCCCAAGTTCATACAGCTCGGAAGCGTCGGAACCAGAACTGAACTCAGATGGTCCAGAGGCtatgccctgtgtgtgtgtgtgtgtgtacgcacgcgcacgtgtgttcagttgtgtccaactttttgtgacaccatggactgtagcctgccaggcttctggaGCAGACCAATTCCTTCAGAACTAGTCCTGCTGTGTGTCTGCTGTTGAGAACCGGAGCCCTAAACACCTCCATGAGGGTCTCCATTGCCTGCAGGCAGCTGTGCTCAGTACACTTCCTCTCCTCCTCATCCTGGCCCAGAGAGGGTGATCGGGCTCTCCAGCTGTTGGCTgagccccccacctccacctgggACCCCTCTGATGCCACTCCTTCCTGCAGAGCGTGGTGCAGCGCATGGCTGCCCTTCCCCTGATCAGGGCCACGTGCACTGCCGTCTCCGAGGCTTACAGCGCCGCCAAGGACAGACACCCGCTGCTGGGCTCCGCCTGCCGCCTGGCTGAGCACTGCGTGTGTGACCTGACCACCCGAGCCCTGGACCATGCCCAGCCGCTGCTCAGCCACCTGCAGCCCCAGCGTGAGTTCCCCTGGCTAGTGTCCTGGGCCCTGTGGTTTTCCCACTGCCCTGCCCTCTCACACTCCACTACAAGGAACCCCCTGAGTTGAATGTGCCTCcgcagtctttttttctttttggccacgcCCCTCAtcatgtgaggtcttagttccctgaccagggatcaaactcgcgccCCCTGCAATGGAGGGATGGAGTCTTAAGCATTGGACTTCCTCAGGGAAGTCCTGCTGCACAGTGTAGCCTAAATTCTGTCTCCCCGACCTGCATCACCCTTGCTGGGTCCTTCTGCCTGCACCATCTTCCCCCCTGTTTGTTTCCCATCTTCCCCTCTGTTCCCCTCTTATTTGTCCCTCTGTAGTTTGATCACCTGGCTTCCTGCTCTTAGCTGTTTCTGTGTCCACCCCTTTGGTTCCCATTAGTCTGTCTCACTGTCCTCCTCCCTTTGACTAGCCTGATGTGCCTTGGGTCCCTCTGCCTGTCCGATCTCCCTCCCCTGTCTGCCcccctgtccctgcccccacccatgCTGAGCCTGTAACCAcgtcagggatccaacccaggggTGTGGTGGGGGGCAGAGAGACCCCTGGTCTTACATCTGACTGAGGAAGGGGATCACCTGAGGGTCTCAACCCAGGGCCTCACCCTCCCTTCTTCTCAGCGGGCTTGTGTGATCTTGAACCTGCTTGCTGAGGTGtctgagttggacatgagtgaggaGTCACTTTGGTGCTGGCATGGGTGAGGAGTCACTTTGGTGCTGGCAGCACTGATGGCAGGGCAGAGGCGGGAAGGGCAGAGAGGCAGGGTCCCGCCTGGTGGCCCACCCACAGCCTCAGGGTCCCCAGCCCCTTGCAGGGGACCAGCCAGGTGCCCCCCTCCCTATTTCTTTCCCCCTGTGTGTGtctctatctctttttttctgcctATCCCCCCCAGCATCCCCTTCCTTCATGACTCTCTGTGTGTCCCTAGTTCCCTTGACATCTCCCCGATTCTCActccctgcctctctgtctccaGTGGCCACAGTGAATGATCTTGCCTGCAGGGGCCTGGACAAGCTGGAAGAGAAACTGCCCTTCCTCCAGCATCCTTCAGAGACGGTAACCCCCCAGCACTGCCAGATCATGTGGGAACCTATGTGGGGGCGGTGGAGGTGGGAGTGAGAAATGCAGCCTCCTCCCAGACCCAACCTCGATACCTGGGCCAGGACCCAGTCAGGCTTCAGTCAATTTGAGACAGCACCAGCCAGATGAAAATTAGATGTCAATTAGACACccatgtttactgagcacttaataTGTGCCAGCTGGTGCTAAGCCTCCCTTCAACAACCCATGAGAAACAGACCtgattttcccccattttataaaaggggtgggacttccctggtggcccagtggttaaggcttctccttccaatgcaggggtgtgggATCGATCCcgggttggggagctgagatctcacatgcctcc
This region includes:
- the LRG1 gene encoding leucine-rich alpha-2-glycoprotein isoform X2 — its product is MEKREATMSSWNPERKQRFRHWPASWRRLTLRLLQWTDSLPLVGWDSHLSRIFFLLLLFVVSAQGVTPNPEACLVSSSVNGSSISCQPPAQIPKSLPADTIFLAVEFFNLTQLPADFLQGVPNLQELHLSSNRLENLSPKFLLPVPQLTVLDLTHNSLTRLPPGLFRVSAALCTLVLKENQLKFLEASWLHGLKALQHLDLSENQLQSLPPGLLENFTDLLTLDLSNNQLQTLPPDLLRGPLNLERLRLEGNRLQVLGERLLAPQPKLRYLFLNDNRLASVAAGAFRGLQKLDMLDLSNNLLTTVPTGLWTSLGKAARNLKDGFDISSNPWICDQNLADLYLWLVANEDKMFFRNHTRCAGPEALKGQMLLAVAESH
- the LRG1 gene encoding leucine-rich alpha-2-glycoprotein isoform X3 translates to MEKREATMSSWNPERKQSLVGWDSHLSRIFFLLLLFVVSAQGVTPNPEACLVSSSVNGSSISCQPPAQIPKSLPADTIFLAVEFFNLTQLPADFLQGVPNLQELHLSSNRLENLSPKFLLPVPQLTVLDLTHNSLTRLPPGLFRVSAALCTLVLKENQLKFLEASWLHGLKALQHLDLSENQLQSLPPGLLENFTDLLTLDLSNNQLQTLPPDLLRGPLNLERLRLEGNRLQVLGERLLAPQPKLRYLFLNDNRLASVAAGAFRGLQKLDMLDLSNNLLTTVPTGLWTSLGKAARNLKDGFDISSNPWICDQNLADLYLWLVANEDKMFFRNHTRCAGPEALKGQMLLAVAESH
- the LRG1 gene encoding leucine-rich alpha-2-glycoprotein isoform X1, with amino-acid sequence MEKREATMSSWNPERKQSSRFRHWPASWRRLTLRLLQWTDSLPLVGWDSHLSRIFFLLLLFVVSAQGVTPNPEACLVSSSVNGSSISCQPPAQIPKSLPADTIFLAVEFFNLTQLPADFLQGVPNLQELHLSSNRLENLSPKFLLPVPQLTVLDLTHNSLTRLPPGLFRVSAALCTLVLKENQLKFLEASWLHGLKALQHLDLSENQLQSLPPGLLENFTDLLTLDLSNNQLQTLPPDLLRGPLNLERLRLEGNRLQVLGERLLAPQPKLRYLFLNDNRLASVAAGAFRGLQKLDMLDLSNNLLTTVPTGLWTSLGKAARNLKDGFDISSNPWICDQNLADLYLWLVANEDKMFFRNHTRCAGPEALKGQMLLAVAESH